In the genome of Pseudophryne corroboree isolate aPseCor3 unplaced genomic scaffold, aPseCor3.hap2 scaffold_427, whole genome shotgun sequence, one region contains:
- the LOC135025786 gene encoding olfactory receptor 2T1-like, giving the protein MAYDRYVAICDPLHYHNILNRKHCLVLASGTWISGSLNSFVITIPATLMSFCQSRTIHQFFCDAKALINISCAGSKDVYIAIYIEILMYGVFPAMFCVTSYTKIIRVILQIKSKEGRKKAFSTCSSHLTVVIMYYMTGLVVYMVPPSEYSDVLEPVSSVLYSVVTPMINPLIYSLRNKDVKSALLRLLGGK; this is encoded by the coding sequence atggcatatgaccgatatgttgctatatgtgatcctttacactatcacaatattttaaataggaaacatTGTCTAGTATTGGCATCTGGCACTTGGATATCAGGAAGCTTAAATTCATTTGTGATTACAATCCCAGCCACACTTATGTCCTTCTGTCAGTCTCGCACCATACACCAGTTCTTCTGTGATGCTAAAGCTCTGATTAACATCTCCTGTGCTGGCAGTAAAGATGTTTATATAGCAATCTATATAGAAATATTGATGTATGGAGTTTTCCCAGCCATGTTCTGTGTGACATCTTATACAAAAATTATCAGGgtcatcttgcagataaaatctaaggaaggaagaaagaaagccttctccacctgctcatctcaCCTCACCGTTGTCATTATGTACTATATGACAGGTTTGGTTGTGTACATGgtgccaccatcagaatactccgatGTCCTAGAACCAGTGTCtagtgtactgtactcagttgtaactcccatgataaaccctctgatctacagtctacggaataaagatGTGAAAAGTGCTCTGCTGAGACTGCTGGGAGGGAAATAA